A genomic stretch from Maniola jurtina chromosome 26, ilManJurt1.1, whole genome shotgun sequence includes:
- the LOC123878492 gene encoding ferritin light chain, with the protein MKAVIALACLLGVAAAEVCLNEVSMECGRASNSLALPSCNAVYGNFGRQGNVANEMQAYANLHLRRSYEFLLSSAYYDNYQTNRPGFSKLFRKLADDSWAKTIELIKHITKRGGTMDFHSRSPQETVEEKNNTIELQELESLARSLDIQKELAERAFFIHQEATRNNHKTHDPEIAQYLEEEFIEDHAKTIRDLAGHTSDLKQFITANEGKDLSIALFLFDEYLQKVA; encoded by the exons ATGAAGGCTGTGATCGCTCTCGCCTGTCTGCTGGGCGTGGCCGCCGCCGAGGTGTGCTTAAACGAGGTTTCCATGGAGTGTGGACGGGCCAGCAACAGCTTAG CCCTGCCCAGCTGTAACGCAGTCTACGGCAATTTCGGTCGCCAAGGCAACGTCGCCAATGAGATGCAAGCCTACGCCAACCTGCACCTGCGGAGGTCATACGAGTTCCTGCTCTCTTCCGCTTACTACGACAACTACCAGACCAACAGACCTGGCTTCAGCAAGCTGTTCAGGAAACTAGCTGATGATTCCTGGGCTAAGACTATTGAGCTCATCAAACATATAACCAAGAGAG GTGGCACCATGGATTTCCACAGCCGAAGCCCTCAAGAGACTGTAGAAGAGAAGAACAACACCATCGAGCTGCAAGAATTGGAATCCCTCGCCAGATCCCTGGACATACAGAAGGAGCTGGCCGAGCGCGCCTTCTTCATCCACCAGGAGGCTACCAGAAACAATCACAAGACGCACGACCCTGAG ATCGCGCAATACTTAGAGGAGGAATTCATTGAAGACCACGCCAAGACCATCCGAGACCTCGCGGGCCACACTTCAGATTTGAAGCAGTTCATCACAGCCAACGAGGGCAAGGACCTCTCCATCGCCCTCTTCTTGTTCGACGAATACCTCCAGAAAGTCgcttaa